One window of the Terriglobales bacterium genome contains the following:
- a CDS encoding P1 family peptidase: MKIGVLARGPLNAITDVEGVEVGQTTIIRGDDIRTGVTAILPHSGNLFREKVPAGIFVGNGFGKLAGSTQVEEMGDIETPILLTNTLSVPQVADAMIQYMLALPENRDVLSINPVVGETNDGYLNDIRGRHIAPEDVFSAIRNAKGGPVDEGAVGAGAGTVAFGWKGGIGTSSRRLPPSLGGYTVGVLVQSNFGGVLTIAGAPVGQELGQYYLRKEIEQQGNSKDKADGSCMMIVASDAPLDARNLKRLAARAWLGMARTGSSASNGSGDYAIAFSTASQVRIHTSDKSLTRHIEVLTNDAMSPLFEAVIESTEEAVYNSMLRATTVSGNGHTVQALPIDKTVAILKAHHAIQ; this comes from the coding sequence TTGAAGATTGGGGTTCTCGCCCGCGGTCCGCTCAACGCGATTACCGACGTTGAAGGCGTCGAAGTCGGACAGACCACAATCATTCGCGGCGACGACATTCGCACGGGCGTCACGGCGATTCTTCCGCATTCGGGAAATCTATTTCGGGAAAAAGTTCCGGCAGGGATTTTCGTCGGCAATGGGTTCGGCAAGCTCGCGGGCTCAACCCAAGTGGAAGAGATGGGAGACATCGAAACTCCGATCCTCTTGACCAACACCCTAAGCGTGCCGCAGGTGGCAGATGCCATGATCCAATACATGCTCGCGCTGCCGGAGAATCGGGACGTGTTGTCCATCAATCCAGTAGTTGGCGAGACCAACGACGGATATCTCAACGACATTCGCGGACGCCACATCGCACCCGAAGATGTTTTTTCCGCAATCAGGAATGCGAAAGGCGGTCCTGTGGATGAAGGCGCCGTCGGTGCCGGCGCCGGGACCGTCGCCTTTGGCTGGAAGGGAGGCATCGGCACCTCGTCGCGGAGGCTGCCACCGAGCCTCGGCGGATACACAGTAGGAGTGCTCGTGCAAAGCAATTTCGGCGGCGTGCTTACAATCGCTGGCGCTCCAGTTGGCCAGGAACTCGGTCAGTATTACCTGCGCAAAGAAATCGAGCAGCAAGGCAACAGCAAAGACAAGGCAGACGGCTCGTGCATGATGATCGTCGCCAGCGACGCGCCACTCGATGCACGCAACCTCAAGCGGCTCGCAGCACGTGCGTGGCTGGGAATGGCCCGCACCGGCAGCTCGGCGTCGAACGGCAGCGGAGACTACGCCATCGCATTCTCCACCGCGTCGCAAGTGCGAATTCATACCTCAGACAAGTCTCTAACCCGGCATATCGAAGTGCTCACCAACGACGCCATGTCTCCGCTCTTCGAAGCAGTCATCGAATCCACTGAGGAAGCCGTCTACAACTCCATGTTGCGTGCCACCACGGTGAGTGGAAACGGCCACACAGTTCAAGCACTCCCGATCGACAAAACAGTGGCAATCCTAAAAGCTCACCACGCAATTCAATAA
- a CDS encoding ABC transporter permease, giving the protein MDVLSNLWQDLRYGLRGIRKDRSFALLAILALALGIGATTVIFSVIDAVVLEPFPYRDPDNIVRFYVHDNSKPDQEGRPGFTMAEFAAYRDQNHVFSDIIAGSGMDVLYTEKAGTKQFSGFAMTPNMLEFLGVKPILGRGIVPDDGRPDAPPVAVMSYRVWQREFQADPNVVGSLLTLNGKQTTLVGVMPPRFRYGSGDFWLPIVINPADAEPFHFMGVMARLKPGVTLEAAASDLDVIGHSLAKIYPKLYPANFRIKTWTLTDSVVHYFRTTLFILLGAVGMLLLIACSNVANLLLARATRRQKEIAIRASIGASRSRIVLQLLVESFLLAALGCLAGWAFAYFGLKGIVAAIPPEFIPSEAVVRLNLRVLAFAVGVTALTTLLCGLAPALHSVRGELHDRLKDAMKGVSGSPHRIDFRSTLLVSQVALSIVLLVAAGLMMRTVFALEHVDLGFTPDHVLTARTPLPRGRYDTAEQKQIFFRAVLQKIQALPGVVTATETSTLPPYGGIGSEVTIPGQEHKRSLLQLCSEDYFKTLGIRLMRGRTFTQNDVDGARHVIVVNERLAHDFFGNEDPIGKAIKFDALDRMPQSPHDAYFEIIGVTFNEKNMGVKEAPVPEAFAPYSVSGDFARGVLVRTAIDPLSILSSVQREIWSVDPGVALTMTGTLDEHLQQNSYAEPRFGMLIFAIFAAIGLALVAIGIFSLMAYTVSLQTHEIGIRMALGAQRSAVMKMVFVRGLTIIAVGIIIGELSSLVLTRFLRNQVWGITDRDPITFAAVLAVLITIGLLACFLPAYRATQVDPLVALRYE; this is encoded by the coding sequence ATGGACGTTCTGAGTAACCTCTGGCAAGATTTGCGCTATGGGCTGCGCGGCATTCGCAAGGACCGCAGCTTCGCGCTGCTCGCCATCCTTGCTCTTGCGCTTGGCATTGGCGCCACTACCGTCATCTTCAGCGTGATCGACGCCGTCGTCCTGGAGCCATTCCCGTATCGGGACCCAGACAATATCGTGAGATTCTACGTCCACGATAATTCCAAGCCGGACCAGGAAGGGCGTCCTGGCTTTACCATGGCGGAATTCGCAGCTTACCGCGACCAGAACCACGTCTTCTCCGACATCATCGCCGGCAGCGGCATGGATGTGCTCTACACGGAGAAAGCTGGTACCAAGCAGTTCAGCGGATTTGCAATGACTCCGAACATGCTGGAGTTTCTCGGAGTGAAGCCCATTTTGGGACGCGGAATCGTTCCCGACGATGGACGTCCGGATGCCCCGCCGGTTGCGGTGATGAGCTACCGCGTGTGGCAGAGGGAATTCCAAGCCGATCCCAATGTCGTCGGTAGCCTGCTGACGCTCAACGGTAAACAAACAACTCTGGTCGGTGTTATGCCGCCTCGGTTCCGTTATGGGAGCGGGGATTTCTGGCTTCCGATCGTGATTAACCCTGCCGACGCGGAGCCGTTTCACTTTATGGGCGTAATGGCGCGGCTCAAGCCCGGGGTGACACTTGAGGCTGCGGCGAGCGATCTCGACGTGATCGGTCACTCACTGGCAAAGATTTATCCCAAACTGTACCCAGCCAACTTCCGCATAAAGACCTGGACCCTCACCGACTCCGTCGTTCACTACTTCCGGACAACGCTGTTCATTCTGCTCGGCGCCGTCGGCATGTTGTTGCTGATTGCATGCAGCAATGTCGCCAACCTCCTGCTGGCTCGTGCCACCCGCCGCCAGAAGGAAATCGCAATTCGCGCGTCGATCGGCGCAAGCCGCTCGCGCATTGTGTTGCAGTTGCTGGTGGAAAGTTTCCTTCTCGCCGCGTTGGGCTGTCTTGCAGGCTGGGCGTTTGCGTACTTCGGACTGAAGGGAATCGTCGCGGCGATCCCGCCGGAGTTCATCCCTTCAGAAGCTGTGGTCCGGCTGAATCTTCGCGTCCTCGCCTTTGCCGTGGGAGTGACTGCGCTGACCACGCTCCTTTGCGGCCTCGCTCCAGCGCTGCACTCGGTGCGCGGAGAACTCCATGATCGGCTCAAAGATGCTATGAAGGGCGTCAGTGGTTCACCGCATCGCATTGACTTCCGCTCCACGCTCCTTGTCTCGCAAGTAGCGCTCTCGATCGTTCTGCTGGTAGCCGCCGGCCTCATGATGCGCACCGTGTTCGCCCTGGAGCACGTCGATCTTGGATTTACGCCCGACCACGTCCTCACTGCGCGCACTCCGCTTCCTCGGGGTCGGTATGACACGGCAGAGCAAAAGCAGATTTTCTTCCGCGCCGTGCTCCAGAAAATTCAGGCTTTGCCCGGAGTAGTCACGGCGACGGAAACGAGCACTCTGCCTCCGTACGGCGGAATTGGCAGCGAGGTCACGATCCCTGGGCAGGAGCACAAAAGATCTCTGCTTCAACTTTGCAGCGAGGACTACTTCAAGACGCTCGGCATCCGCCTGATGCGCGGACGCACGTTCACTCAGAACGATGTGGACGGAGCCCGCCATGTCATCGTCGTGAATGAAAGGCTGGCTCACGATTTCTTTGGCAACGAAGATCCGATTGGAAAGGCCATCAAATTCGATGCCCTCGACCGAATGCCGCAGTCTCCTCACGACGCCTACTTCGAAATCATTGGCGTCACCTTTAACGAGAAGAACATGGGAGTGAAGGAGGCTCCCGTCCCTGAAGCATTCGCACCGTACAGCGTATCGGGAGACTTCGCACGCGGCGTGCTGGTGCGGACTGCAATCGATCCGCTTTCGATTCTCTCATCGGTTCAACGCGAGATCTGGTCAGTCGATCCGGGCGTCGCTCTTACTATGACCGGTACGCTCGACGAGCACCTGCAGCAAAACTCCTACGCCGAGCCGCGCTTCGGCATGCTGATATTTGCGATATTTGCCGCCATCGGCCTTGCCTTGGTGGCGATCGGTATCTTCAGCCTGATGGCGTACACCGTAAGCCTGCAGACGCACGAGATCGGTATCCGCATGGCGCTGGGCGCACAGCGGAGTGCGGTAATGAAAATGGTATTCGTGCGGGGACTCACGATCATTGCTGTGGGAATTATCATCGGTGAATTGTCGAGCCTGGTGCTCACGCGCTTCCTGCGCAATCAGGTCTGGGGAATCACAGACCGCGATCCAATCACCTTCGCCGCCGTCCTCGCGGTGCTGATTACAATTGGACTGCTGGCATGTTTCTTGCCAGCATATCGCGCAACCCAGGTAGATCCGCTGGTTGCGTTGCGCTATGAATAA
- a CDS encoding HEAT repeat domain-containing protein has protein sequence MKTKLIIVAALIAATCSAQVSLKSEPGEMPQIKNAKLETVAAAGNLQQQIEAFASRQNGTAWIGYSVPAVSSHRTICCYDGGWQERSCCGTCRLSSEHNTFSGSRDDCDDVEVTSLAVLYRVEDKKIDTIRIFSQNCSIDAGGLPVWVITNADPKQSVAYLSTFVTKDQDSHLARRAVDAISEHADSSADAALDHFVSAEYPEKTREHAAFWLGVARGEHGYATLKRLIESDPSDTFRDKLTFPLSQSSDAQAQDELIHVAKQDSSSRVRGQALFWLAQKAGKKVAGAISDAIENDPDTDVKKKAVFALSQMPDHEGVPKLIEVARNNRNPAVRKQAVFWLGQSNDPRALDFITSVLTH, from the coding sequence ATGAAAACCAAGCTCATTATCGTCGCAGCGTTGATCGCAGCCACTTGCTCCGCACAGGTTTCGCTGAAAAGCGAACCTGGCGAGATGCCACAGATTAAGAACGCAAAGCTGGAGACCGTAGCGGCGGCAGGCAATCTGCAGCAGCAGATCGAAGCCTTTGCTTCGCGCCAGAATGGAACTGCATGGATCGGCTATTCGGTGCCGGCCGTCAGTTCACATCGAACTATCTGCTGCTACGACGGCGGATGGCAGGAGCGTAGCTGTTGCGGCACGTGCCGGCTATCGTCTGAGCACAACACCTTTTCGGGCTCTCGCGATGATTGCGACGATGTCGAGGTCACGAGCCTGGCTGTTCTCTACCGCGTGGAAGATAAGAAGATCGACACTATTCGCATCTTCAGCCAGAACTGCTCGATTGACGCCGGAGGTCTTCCCGTTTGGGTAATTACGAACGCTGATCCCAAACAGAGCGTCGCCTATCTCAGCACATTTGTAACCAAGGATCAGGATTCTCACCTCGCTCGACGCGCCGTCGACGCAATTTCCGAGCACGCCGATTCTTCGGCTGATGCTGCCCTTGATCATTTCGTGAGCGCGGAATATCCGGAGAAGACGCGCGAGCACGCTGCATTCTGGCTCGGTGTTGCCCGCGGTGAACACGGCTACGCTACGCTGAAGCGGCTGATTGAGTCCGATCCTAGCGACACCTTTCGCGACAAGCTGACGTTCCCATTGAGCCAGAGCAGCGATGCGCAGGCGCAAGACGAGTTAATCCATGTCGCCAAACAGGACTCGAGTTCGCGCGTGCGCGGTCAGGCTCTGTTTTGGCTCGCGCAGAAAGCCGGAAAGAAGGTTGCCGGAGCAATCAGCGACGCAATCGAGAACGATCCGGATACTGACGTAAAAAAGAAAGCTGTCTTCGCACTTTCGCAAATGCCAGACCATGAAGGTGTCCCCAAGCTAATCGAAGTGGCCAGGAACAACAGGAATCCTGCGGTCAGAAAGCAGGCCGTGTTCTGGCTGGGGCAGTCGAATGATCCACGGGCACTGGATTTCATCACCAGCGTGCTTACGCATTAG
- the rmuC gene encoding DNA recombination protein RmuC — translation MGFAVAGLSAFAGAIAVYAALRPKLAVARERAEHLDARVAELTSAQTRLSADVAAKQNALLAASSELSALKASLAAEREAAEEKLALIQQTQQKFEDAFGHLADRALKGNAAEFLNLAKNLLDQQQKMASGDLDAKKDAIQSLLKTAADSLSQLQERISASDSERKASESVFGEQIHSLVELQHRLSDETRRLSRALERPTVRGNWGEVQLRRVVEFAGMVEYCDFESQKTFFDDDRRRLRPDLIVRMPNGRIIAVDAKVSLDAFTKAANAEQDTEVREHLDQHARQVRAHIESLSSKAYWEQLPNSPDFVVAFMPSEALLSAALQADRSLLDDAAQGKVLLASPLTLIALLKAVYCGWREDKLAKNAEEISNLGRQLYARLVTLGNHLSKLGNHLDRAVSTYNDVIGSIERNAFPAARRFEQLGAASGDVIPELVAVDHLARPLQAAEWRTETSENALDLNTLELAEGSGMPS, via the coding sequence ATGGGATTTGCAGTCGCTGGGCTTTCCGCTTTCGCTGGAGCAATCGCCGTTTATGCAGCTCTTCGCCCCAAGCTCGCGGTCGCTCGCGAACGAGCGGAGCATTTGGATGCACGTGTGGCCGAACTCACCTCCGCGCAGACTCGATTATCCGCTGACGTCGCCGCCAAGCAGAACGCACTTCTTGCTGCCTCCAGCGAACTTTCGGCCCTGAAAGCCTCTCTGGCAGCCGAGCGAGAAGCGGCCGAGGAGAAGCTGGCGTTGATTCAGCAAACACAGCAGAAGTTTGAGGACGCTTTTGGACACTTGGCTGATCGCGCTCTCAAGGGTAATGCGGCTGAATTCCTGAACCTGGCGAAGAACCTTCTCGATCAGCAGCAGAAGATGGCATCGGGCGATCTGGATGCAAAGAAAGATGCCATCCAATCGTTGCTGAAAACCGCAGCCGATTCCCTTTCGCAACTCCAGGAGCGCATCTCGGCCAGCGATAGCGAGCGCAAAGCCAGCGAATCGGTCTTCGGAGAGCAAATTCACTCGCTGGTTGAATTGCAACACCGTCTATCGGACGAAACTCGCCGTCTCTCTCGCGCGCTTGAGCGCCCGACCGTCCGTGGCAACTGGGGCGAAGTGCAGTTGCGGCGCGTAGTCGAGTTCGCAGGCATGGTCGAATACTGCGACTTCGAATCGCAAAAGACCTTCTTCGACGATGATCGCCGACGGCTTCGTCCAGACCTCATCGTCAGAATGCCGAATGGGCGAATCATCGCCGTAGATGCCAAAGTTTCTCTCGATGCGTTCACGAAAGCCGCCAACGCCGAGCAGGACACCGAAGTTCGCGAGCACCTCGATCAGCATGCCCGCCAAGTCCGCGCGCACATCGAAAGCCTGTCGTCGAAAGCATATTGGGAACAGCTTCCCAATTCTCCGGACTTCGTGGTTGCCTTCATGCCCAGCGAAGCGCTGCTGAGCGCCGCTTTGCAGGCTGATCGCTCGCTGCTCGACGACGCTGCGCAAGGCAAAGTTCTCCTCGCCAGTCCTTTGACCCTCATCGCGCTACTCAAGGCCGTCTACTGCGGCTGGCGCGAAGACAAGCTTGCCAAGAACGCAGAAGAAATCAGCAATCTTGGCCGCCAGCTCTACGCTCGGCTGGTCACGCTCGGAAATCATCTTTCGAAATTGGGAAATCATCTCGATCGCGCGGTATCTACCTACAACGATGTGATCGGGTCTATCGAGCGCAATGCCTTCCCAGCAGCGCGCAGATTCGAACAGCTTGGAGCCGCTTCCGGCGACGTGATTCCGGAACTCGTAGCCGTCGATCACCTCGCGCGGCCTTTGCAGGCTGCGGAATGGCGGACAGAGACTAGCGAGAATGCATTGGACCTGAACACTCTGGAACTTGCTGAAGGAAGCGGGATGCCGTCATAA
- a CDS encoding sigma-70 family RNA polymerase sigma factor: MELTDRAAVDEVLAGKHESFRVLVDRHGRKVFGLAYRMTGNEHDADEVVQETFLRCYKRLDSFEARSSFSTWLYRIASNCALDLLAKRKQDKTHIVESDARDDELNPEERTLDYATPQPGPERMLLSTELRKRVSDAMQRLTAIERTAFVLRHFEGRSISEIGSVLKVRDEAVKNTIFRAVKKMRSELEPFMTAGTVQRGTR; encoded by the coding sequence ATGGAGCTCACCGACCGGGCAGCCGTGGATGAGGTGCTCGCCGGCAAACACGAGTCGTTTCGTGTGCTGGTAGATCGTCACGGACGCAAGGTCTTTGGGCTGGCATATCGCATGACCGGCAATGAACATGACGCAGACGAAGTAGTGCAGGAGACTTTCCTGCGCTGTTACAAGCGGCTCGACAGCTTCGAGGCGCGCTCCAGCTTTTCCACCTGGCTGTATCGCATAGCCTCCAACTGTGCCCTCGACCTGCTCGCGAAGCGCAAGCAGGACAAAACGCACATCGTCGAGAGCGACGCGCGGGATGACGAACTGAATCCCGAAGAGCGCACCCTCGACTATGCCACGCCTCAGCCGGGGCCGGAGCGCATGCTGCTCAGCACTGAATTGCGCAAGCGTGTAAGCGATGCCATGCAGCGATTGACCGCTATCGAACGGACCGCATTCGTGCTGCGCCACTTTGAAGGGCGTTCGATTTCGGAAATCGGAAGTGTGCTCAAGGTCCGCGATGAGGCGGTGAAGAACACGATTTTTCGCGCGGTAAAGAAGATGCGCAGTGAACTCGAGCCATTTATGACCGCCGGCACAGTACAGAGAGGTACGCGATGA
- a CDS encoding TA system VapC family ribonuclease toxin produces MPRSQSLCLFPDINVWLAASAAAHIHHSIASRWFDSLLPEARVCFCRVTQMGLLRLLTSESVMGPEVLTQAEAWKAYDEFLEDDHIEFAPEPAELEIEFRRHSSRPHPTSKTWTDDYLAAFAASGDLTLVTFDQAFRGRVRNLKLLSI; encoded by the coding sequence ATGCCAAGATCGCAGAGCTTGTGCCTTTTCCCTGATATCAACGTTTGGCTCGCTGCCTCTGCTGCTGCCCACATCCATCACTCCATTGCTAGTCGATGGTTCGACTCACTCCTTCCGGAAGCTCGCGTGTGCTTCTGCCGTGTGACGCAGATGGGTTTACTCCGGCTTCTGACCTCCGAGAGCGTTATGGGTCCCGAAGTTCTCACGCAAGCTGAAGCATGGAAAGCCTACGATGAGTTTCTCGAAGACGACCATATAGAATTTGCACCTGAACCTGCGGAACTTGAGATTGAGTTCCGACGCCACTCTTCGCGACCGCATCCCACTTCTAAAACTTGGACGGATGACTATCTTGCTGCGTTTGCGGCCTCTGGAGATCTGACTCTGGTGACATTCGACCAGGCTTTTCGCGGCAGAGTGAGAAATTTGAAACTGCTCTCAATCTAA
- a CDS encoding periplasmic heavy metal sensor: MKTSSHVLIFLLAAGGILSAQNDSQPPTEKPRVYVMRDKMHGGMPGMGFGHDWWRNSELAQKIGLSEQQTQQLNQIFSSHRANLAQMKANVEIEEGKLSDLLDQDQPQQDQVLAQVTQLQNARNALEKEFTVMTLAFRGVLTPDQWKQLQSMSHERMFFRMHKPGPGGPGDGPPPMPPLE; encoded by the coding sequence ATGAAGACTTCGTCTCATGTATTGATCTTCTTGCTGGCGGCGGGCGGAATTTTGTCAGCACAGAACGATTCACAACCGCCAACCGAGAAGCCCAGAGTCTATGTCATGCGGGACAAGATGCACGGAGGAATGCCGGGCATGGGATTTGGGCATGATTGGTGGCGCAACTCTGAACTTGCGCAGAAGATTGGACTCAGTGAACAGCAGACGCAGCAGCTCAACCAGATCTTCTCCAGTCACCGCGCCAATCTGGCGCAGATGAAAGCCAACGTCGAGATCGAGGAAGGCAAGTTGAGCGATCTGCTCGATCAGGACCAGCCGCAGCAGGACCAGGTGCTGGCGCAAGTGACGCAACTCCAGAACGCACGCAACGCCCTGGAGAAAGAATTTACGGTGATGACGCTGGCGTTCCGCGGAGTACTCACGCCCGACCAGTGGAAGCAGCTCCAATCGATGAGTCACGAAAGAATGTTTTTCCGCATGCACAAGCCAGGACCGGGTGGCCCGGGGGACGGCCCTCCTCCCATGCCGCCACTTGAATAA
- a CDS encoding tetratricopeptide repeat protein, which produces MNKFISFIFILILALAAAVGAQTDDLPQGAISSFQPQRTGDRVEDAYSAGKKAIYDSNWQQALDSYSQVVKAGRAHVDEALYWQAYAQNKLGRRGDALNSIAQLKRSYPQSSWIKDADALQLEWRARPNPDQESDCDLKILAVNSLLNTDPDRALPILEKLLGNNGNAGQCGGQVLEKALFVLSQSDDPRARDLMLKIATGKLHPELQQKAIHYLGISGNHETLMKIYTESTSVDAKKSALHSLGISGGCKELLTLSGPEKDASLVREAIHSMGIAGCRDQLRDLYSKATSPDMKRDLLHSTIVSGDTELQEKVAHSDPDPKLRAEAVKDLGISGGCKQLTDFAGEKDPDVMHSAIHAMGVGGCRDQLRDLYSKTTNRDLKGDILHATIVSGDTELQEKVALSDPDPELRAQAIKDLGISGGSSETLMKIYQSNQSADVRDAAINALFIKGDAHSLVELARKETNPELRKEIVGKLSVMGNREANDYLMEILNK; this is translated from the coding sequence ATGAACAAATTCATATCTTTCATATTCATTCTTATCCTTGCGCTCGCCGCCGCGGTGGGCGCACAAACCGATGATCTTCCTCAAGGCGCGATCTCGAGCTTTCAGCCGCAGAGAACTGGCGACCGCGTGGAAGATGCCTACAGCGCCGGCAAGAAAGCCATCTACGACAGCAACTGGCAGCAGGCGCTGGATTCCTATTCTCAGGTGGTAAAAGCTGGACGCGCCCACGTGGATGAGGCGCTCTATTGGCAGGCATACGCGCAGAACAAACTCGGGCGACGCGGAGACGCTCTTAACAGCATTGCGCAACTGAAGCGCAGCTATCCTCAAAGTTCTTGGATCAAGGATGCCGATGCATTGCAGCTTGAGTGGCGGGCGCGTCCCAACCCTGACCAGGAGAGCGATTGCGATCTCAAAATTCTCGCAGTTAACAGTCTGCTGAACACAGATCCGGATCGCGCTCTTCCCATTCTGGAAAAGCTGCTGGGCAACAATGGCAACGCAGGACAGTGCGGTGGACAAGTGCTGGAGAAGGCGCTGTTTGTACTCTCGCAGAGCGATGATCCACGTGCGCGCGATCTGATGCTGAAGATTGCGACCGGCAAGCTGCATCCCGAGCTTCAACAGAAGGCGATTCACTATCTCGGGATCAGCGGTAACCACGAAACGCTGATGAAGATCTACACAGAGAGCACTTCTGTCGACGCTAAGAAGAGCGCGCTGCACTCTCTTGGCATCTCTGGGGGATGCAAGGAATTACTCACGCTTTCAGGACCGGAAAAAGACGCGTCGCTCGTGCGTGAAGCAATTCATTCGATGGGCATCGCCGGATGCAGAGATCAATTACGGGATCTCTACAGTAAGGCCACATCACCCGACATGAAACGCGACCTGTTGCATTCAACGATCGTTTCTGGTGATACCGAGCTGCAAGAGAAAGTCGCACACAGTGATCCTGATCCGAAGCTGCGGGCCGAGGCGGTGAAAGACCTAGGAATCTCCGGTGGATGCAAGCAGCTTACGGACTTCGCAGGAGAGAAAGATCCCGATGTTATGCACTCGGCGATTCACGCGATGGGCGTCGGTGGATGCCGCGATCAGCTTCGCGATCTGTACAGCAAGACCACGAATCGTGATCTGAAGGGCGACATCTTGCACGCAACGATTGTCTCGGGCGATACCGAGCTGCAGGAGAAAGTTGCGCTCAGCGATCCCGATCCGGAACTGAGGGCACAAGCCATCAAAGATTTGGGCATCTCTGGCGGCAGCAGCGAGACGCTCATGAAGATCTACCAGAGCAACCAGAGCGCCGACGTTCGTGATGCAGCGATCAACGCGCTCTTCATTAAGGGCGACGCGCATTCTCTGGTTGAACTGGCTCGAAAAGAAACAAATCCGGAGCTGCGCAAAGAGATCGTGGGCAAGCTCTCCGTGATGGGAAATCGGGAAGCAAACGATTATCTGATGGAGATTCTGAACAAGTAG
- a CDS encoding sigma-70 family RNA polymerase sigma factor yields the protein MNMVQAAAPVTANAETDSPFADFDEFIRLYQQRVYRLLLAQTGDPDLAEELTQECFIRAFQKQHGFRGDSQVFTWLARIAINLVRDHYRNRRFGFWRRFIRFDHSDEEQKRAQQVRDPGSTPEEQILRRERLERVSARIRDLTPPQREALLLSAVEGMSIDEIARATNRKPGTVKSHLHRAMMNLRTWQEGEQS from the coding sequence ATGAACATGGTACAGGCCGCGGCTCCGGTTACGGCGAATGCTGAAACTGATTCGCCTTTCGCCGATTTCGACGAATTCATTCGGCTCTATCAGCAGCGCGTCTATCGGCTGTTGCTGGCGCAGACTGGCGATCCGGATCTCGCCGAAGAATTGACGCAGGAGTGCTTTATCCGCGCATTTCAGAAGCAGCATGGCTTCCGCGGCGACTCGCAGGTGTTTACCTGGCTGGCGCGGATCGCGATCAATCTTGTTCGTGATCATTACCGCAACCGGCGCTTCGGGTTCTGGCGGCGCTTCATCCGCTTCGATCATTCGGATGAGGAGCAGAAGCGGGCACAGCAGGTGCGCGATCCGGGCTCGACTCCGGAAGAGCAGATTCTGCGGCGCGAACGCCTGGAACGCGTCTCCGCGCGAATTCGCGATCTGACTCCGCCGCAGCGCGAGGCGCTACTGTTGAGTGCGGTAGAAGGAATGTCAATCGACGAGATTGCGCGCGCGACGAATCGCAAGCCGGGCACAGTGAAGTCGCACTTGCATCGAGCAATGATGAACCTGCGCACGTGGCAGGAAGGAGAACAATCGTGA